The Oncorhynchus keta strain PuntledgeMale-10-30-2019 chromosome 17, Oket_V2, whole genome shotgun sequence genome has a window encoding:
- the LOC127908203 gene encoding dynein heavy chain-like isoform X1, whose protein sequence is MQTFSIFILEAYPPGSHRRLIAGYIGMHCYTVVTYPCTLQPQPYDSRIHRYALLHSRNLPLQPQPYDSRIRRYALLHSRNLPLQPQPYDSRIRRNALLHSRNLPLQPQPYDSRIRRNALLHSRNLPLQPQPYDSRIRRNALLHSRNLPLQPQPYDSRIRRYALLHSRNLPLQPQPYDSRIRRYALLHSRNLPLQPQPYDSRIRRYALLHSRNLPLQPQPYDSRIRRYALLHSRNLPLQPQPYDSRIRRYALLHSRNLPLQPQPYDSRIRRYALLHSRNLPLQPQPYDSRIRRYALLHSRNLPLQPQPYDSRIRRYALLHSRNLPLQPQPYDSRIRRNALLHSRNLPLQPQPYDSRIRRNALLHSRNLPLQPQPYDSRIRRNALLHSRNLPLQPQPYDSRIRRYALLHSRNLPLQPQPYDSRIRRYAVLHSRNLPLQPQPYDSRIRRYAVLHSRNLPLQPQPYDSRIRRYALLHSRNLPLQPQPYDSRIRRYALLHSRNLPLQPQPYDSRIRRYALLHSRNLPLQPQPYDSRIRRYALLHSRNLPLQPQPYDSRIRRYALLHSRNLPLQPQPYDSRIRRYALLHSRNLPLQPQPYDSRIRRYALLHSRNLPLQPQPYDSRIRRYALLQSHNLPSVKDTFCSLSSPSLTHTHF, encoded by the exons ATGCAGACATTTTCAATTTTCATTCTTGAAGCCTATCCTCCCGGGAGCCACAGGCGTTTGATAGCAGGATACATAGGTATGCACTGCTACACAGTCGTAACTTACCCCTGCACCCTGCAGCCACAGCCATATGATAGCAGGATACATAGGTATGCACTGCTACACAGTCGTAACTTACCCCTACAGCCACAGCCATATGATAGCAGGATACGTAGGTATGCACTGCTACACAGTCGTAACTTACCCCTACAGCCACAGCCATATGATAGCAGGATACGTAGGAATGCACTGCTACACAGTCGTAACTTACCCCTACAGCCACAGCCATATGATAGCAGGATACGTAGGAATGCACTGCTACACAGTCGTAACTTACCCCTACAGCCACAGCCATATGATAGCAGGATACGTAGGAATGCACTGCTACACAGTCGTAACTTACCCCTACAGCCACAGCCATATGATAGCAGGATACGTAGGTATGCACTGCTACACAGTCGTAACTTACCCCTACAGCCACAGCCATATGATAGCAGGATACGTAG GTATGCACTGCTACACAGTCGTAACTTACCCCTGCAGCCACAGCCATATGATAGCAGGATACGTAGGTATGCACTGCTACACAGTCGTAACTTACCCCTACAGCCACAGCCATATGATAGCAGGATACGTAGGTATGCACTGCTACACAGTCGTAACTTACCCCTGCAGCCACAGCCATATGATAGCAGGATACGTAGGTATGCACTGCTACACAGTCGTAACTTACCCCTACAGCCACAGCCATATGATAGCAGGATACGTAGGTATGCACTGCTACACAGTCGTAACTTACCCCTACAGCCACAGCCATATGATAGCAGGATACGTAGGTATGCACTGCTACACAGTCGTAACTTACCCCTACAGCCACAGCCATATGATAGCAGGATACGTAGGTATGCACTGCTACACAGTCGTAACTTACCCCTACAGCCACAGCCATATGATAGCAGGATACGTAGGAATGCACTGCTACACAGTCGTAACTTACCCCTACAGCCACAGCCATATGATAGCAGGATACGTAGGAATGCACTGCTACACAGTCGTAACTTACCCCTACAGCCACAGCCATATGATAGCAGGATACGTAGGAATGCACTGCTACACAGTCGTAACTTACCCCTACAGCCACAGCCATATGATAGCAGGATACGTAGGTATGCACTGCTACACAGTCGTAACTTACCCCTACAGCCACAGCCATATGATAGCAGGATACGTAGGTATGCAGTGCTACACAGTCGTAACTTACCCCTACAGCCACAGCCATATGATAGCAGGATACGTAGGTATGCAGTGCTACACAGTCGTAACTTACCCCTACAGCCACAGCCATATGATAGCAGGATACGTAG GTATGCACTGCTACACAGTCGTAACTTACCCCTACAGCCACAGCCATATGATAGCAGGATACGTAGGTATGCACTGCTACACAGTCGTAACTTACCCCTGCAGCCACAGCCATATGATAGCAGGATACGTAGGTATGCACTGCTACACAGTCGTAACTTACCCCTACAGCCACAGCCATATGATAGCAGGATACGTAGGTATGCACTGCTACACAGTCGTAACTTACCCCTACAGCCACAGCCATATGATAGCAGGATACGTAGGTATGCACTGCTACACAGTCGTAACTTACCCCTACAGCCACAGCCATATGATAGCAGGATACGTAGGTATGCACTGCTACACAGTCGTAACTTACCCCTGCAGCCACAGCCATATGATAGCAGGATACGTAG GTATGCACTGCTACACAGTCGTAACTTACCCCTACAGCCACAGCCATATGATAGCAGGATACGTAGGTATGCACTGCTACAGAGTCATAACTTACCCTCGGTGAAGGACACATTTTGTTCACTAAGTTCCccctccctaacacacacacatttctga
- the LOC127908203 gene encoding dynein heavy chain-like isoform X7, whose amino-acid sequence MQTFSIFILEAYPPGSHRRLIAGYIGMHCYTVVTYPCTLQPQPYDSRIHRYALLHSRNLPLQPQPYDSRIRRYALLHSRNLPLQPQPYDSRIRRNALLHSRNLPLQPQPYDSRIRRNALLHSRNLPLQPQPYDSRIRRNALLHSRNLPLQPQPYDSRIRRYALLHSRNLPLQPQPYDSRIRRYALLHSRNLPLQPQPYDSRIRRYALLHSRNLPLQPQPYDSRIRRYALLHSRNLPLQPQPYDSRIRRYALLHSRNLPLQPQPYDSRIRRYALLHSRNLPLQPQPYDSRIRRYALLHSRNLPLQPQPYDSRIRRYALLHSRNLPLQPQPYDSRIRRNALLHSRNLPLQPQPYDSRIRRNALLHSRNLPLQPQPYDSRIRRNALLHSRNLPLQPQPYDSRIRRYALLHSRNLPLQPQPYDSRIRRYAVLHSRNLPLQPQPYDSRIRRYAVLHSRNLPLQPQPYDSRIRRYALLHSRNLPLQPQPYDSRIRRYALLHSRNLPLQPQPYDSRIRRYALLHSRNLPLQPQPYDSRIRRYALLHSRNLPLQPQPYDSRIRRYALLHSRNLPLQPQPYDSRIRRYALLHSRNLPLQPQPYDSRIRRYALLQSHNLPSVKDTFCSLSSPSLTHTHF is encoded by the exons ATGCAGACATTTTCAATTTTCATTCTTGAAGCCTATCCTCCCGGGAGCCACAGGCGTTTGATAGCAGGATACATAGGTATGCACTGCTACACAGTCGTAACTTACCCCTGCACCCTGCAGCCACAGCCATATGATAGCAGGATACATAGGTATGCACTGCTACACAGTCGTAACTTACCCCTACAGCCACAGCCATATGATAGCAGGATACGTAGGTATGCACTGCTACACAGTCGTAACTTACCCCTACAGCCACAGCCATATGATAGCAGGATACGTAGGAATGCACTGCTACACAGTCGTAACTTACCCCTACAGCCACAGCCATATGATAGCAGGATACGTAGGAATGCACTGCTACACAGTCGTAACTTACCCCTACAGCCACAGCCATATGATAGCAGGATACGTAGGAATGCACTGCTACACAGTCGTAACTTACCCCTACAGCCACAGCCATATGATAGCAGGATACGTAGGTATGCACTGCTACACAGTCGTAACTTACCCCTACAGCCACAGCCATATGATAGCAGGATACGTAG GTATGCACTGCTACACAGTCGTAACTTACCCCTGCAGCCACAGCCATATGATAGCAGGATACGTAGGTATGCACTGCTACACAGTCGTAACTTACCCCTACAGCCACAGCCATATGATAGCAGGATACGTAGGTATGCACTGCTACACAGTCGTAACTTACCCCTGCAGCCACAGCCATATGATAGCAGGATACGTAGGTATGCACTGCTACACAGTCGTAACTTACCCCTACAGCCACAGCCATATGATAGCAGGATACGTAGGTATGCACTGCTACACAGTCGTAACTTACCCCTACAGCCACAGCCATATGATAGCAGGATACGTAGGTATGCACTGCTACACAGTCGTAACTTACCCCTACAGCCACAGCCATATGATAGCAGGATACGTAGGTATGCACTGCTACACAGTCGTAACTTACCCCTACAGCCACAGCCATATGATAGCAGGATACGTAGGAATGCACTGCTACACAGTCGTAACTTACCCCTACAGCCACAGCCATATGATAGCAGGATACGTAGGAATGCACTGCTACACAGTCGTAACTTACCCCTACAGCCACAGCCATATGATAGCAGGATACGTAGGAATGCACTGCTACACAGTCGTAACTTACCCCTACAGCCACAGCCATATGATAGCAGGATACGTAGGTATGCACTGCTACACAGTCGTAACTTACCCCTACAGCCACAGCCATATGATAGCAGGATACGTAGGTATGCAGTGCTACACAGTCGTAACTTACCCCTACAGCCACAGCCATATGATAGCAGGATACGTAGGTATGCAGTGCTACACAGTCGTAACTTACCCCTACAGCCACAGCCATATGATAGCAGGATACGTAG GTATGCACTGCTACACAGTCGTAACTTACCCCTACAGCCACAGCCATATGATAGCAGGATACGTAG GTATGCACTGCTACACAGTCGTAACTTACCCCTACAGCCACAGCCATATGATAGCAGGATACGTAGGTATGCACTGCTACACAGTCGTAACTTACCCCTACAGCCACAGCCATATGATAGCAGGATACGTAGGTATGCACTGCTACACAGTCGTAACTTACCCCTACAGCCACAGCCATATGATAGCAGGATACGTAGGTATGCACTGCTACACAGTCGTAACTTACCCCTGCAGCCACAGCCATATGATAGCAGGATACGTAG GTATGCACTGCTACACAGTCGTAACTTACCCCTACAGCCACAGCCATATGATAGCAGGATACGTAGGTATGCACTGCTACAGAGTCATAACTTACCCTCGGTGAAGGACACATTTTGTTCACTAAGTTCCccctccctaacacacacacatttctga
- the LOC127908203 gene encoding dynein heavy chain-like isoform X9: MQTFSIFILEAYPPGSHRRLIAGYIGMHCYTVVTYPCTLQPQPYDSRIHRYALLHSRNLPLQPQPYDSRIRRYALLHSRNLPLQPQPYDSRIRRNALLHSRNLPLQPQPYDSRIRRNALLHSRNLPLQPQPYDSRIRRNALLHSRNLPLQPQPYDSRIRRYALLHSRNLPLQPQPYDSRIRRYALLHSRNLPLQPQPYDSRIRRYALLHSRNLPLQPQPYDSRIRRYALLHSRNLPLQPQPYDSRIRRYALLHSRNLPLQPQPYDSRIRRYALLHSRNLPLQPQPYDSRIRRYALLHSRNLPLQPQPYDSRIRRYALLHSRNLPLQPQPYDSRIRRNALLHSRNLPLQPQPYDSRIRRNALLHSRNLPLQPQPYDSRIRRNALLHSRNLPLQPQPYDSRIRRYALLHSRNLPLQPQPYDSRIRRYAVLHSRNLPLQPQPYDSRIRRYAVLHSRNLPLQPQPYDSRIRRYALLHSRNLPLQPQPYDSRIRRYALLHSRNLPLQPQPYDSRIRRYALLHSRNLPLQPQPYDSRIRRYALLHSRNLPLQPQPYDSRIRRYALLHSRNLPLQPQPYDSRIRRYALLQSHNLPSVKDTFCSLSSPSLTHTHF; the protein is encoded by the exons ATGCAGACATTTTCAATTTTCATTCTTGAAGCCTATCCTCCCGGGAGCCACAGGCGTTTGATAGCAGGATACATAGGTATGCACTGCTACACAGTCGTAACTTACCCCTGCACCCTGCAGCCACAGCCATATGATAGCAGGATACATAGGTATGCACTGCTACACAGTCGTAACTTACCCCTACAGCCACAGCCATATGATAGCAGGATACGTAGGTATGCACTGCTACACAGTCGTAACTTACCCCTACAGCCACAGCCATATGATAGCAGGATACGTAGGAATGCACTGCTACACAGTCGTAACTTACCCCTACAGCCACAGCCATATGATAGCAGGATACGTAGGAATGCACTGCTACACAGTCGTAACTTACCCCTACAGCCACAGCCATATGATAGCAGGATACGTAGGAATGCACTGCTACACAGTCGTAACTTACCCCTACAGCCACAGCCATATGATAGCAGGATACGTAGGTATGCACTGCTACACAGTCGTAACTTACCCCTACAGCCACAGCCATATGATAGCAGGATACGTAG GTATGCACTGCTACACAGTCGTAACTTACCCCTGCAGCCACAGCCATATGATAGCAGGATACGTAGGTATGCACTGCTACACAGTCGTAACTTACCCCTACAGCCACAGCCATATGATAGCAGGATACGTAGGTATGCACTGCTACACAGTCGTAACTTACCCCTGCAGCCACAGCCATATGATAGCAGGATACGTAGGTATGCACTGCTACACAGTCGTAACTTACCCCTACAGCCACAGCCATATGATAGCAGGATACGTAGGTATGCACTGCTACACAGTCGTAACTTACCCCTACAGCCACAGCCATATGATAGCAGGATACGTAGGTATGCACTGCTACACAGTCGTAACTTACCCCTACAGCCACAGCCATATGATAGCAGGATACGTAGGTATGCACTGCTACACAGTCGTAACTTACCCCTACAGCCACAGCCATATGATAGCAGGATACGTAGGAATGCACTGCTACACAGTCGTAACTTACCCCTACAGCCACAGCCATATGATAGCAGGATACGTAGGAATGCACTGCTACACAGTCGTAACTTACCCCTACAGCCACAGCCATATGATAGCAGGATACGTAGGAATGCACTGCTACACAGTCGTAACTTACCCCTACAGCCACAGCCATATGATAGCAGGATACGTAGGTATGCACTGCTACACAGTCGTAACTTACCCCTACAGCCACAGCCATATGATAGCAGGATACGTAGGTATGCAGTGCTACACAGTCGTAACTTACCCCTACAGCCACAGCCATATGATAGCAGGATACGTAGGTATGCAGTGCTACACAGTCGTAACTTACCCCTACAGCCACAGCCATATGATAGCAGGATACGTAG GTATGCACTGCTACACAGTCGTAACTTACCCCTACAGCCACAGCCATATGATAGCAGGATACGTAGGTATGCACTGCTACACAGTCGTAACTTACCCCTACAGCCACAGCCATATGATAGCAGGATACGTAGGTATGCACTGCTACACAGTCGTAACTTACCCCTACAGCCACAGCCATATGATAGCAGGATACGTAGGTATGCACTGCTACACAGTCGTAACTTACCCCTGCAGCCACAGCCATATGATAGCAGGATACGTAG GTATGCACTGCTACACAGTCGTAACTTACCCCTACAGCCACAGCCATATGATAGCAGGATACGTAGGTATGCACTGCTACAGAGTCATAACTTACCCTCGGTGAAGGACACATTTTGTTCACTAAGTTCCccctccctaacacacacacatttctga
- the LOC127908203 gene encoding dynein heavy chain-like isoform X4, whose product MQTFSIFILEAYPPGSHRRLIAGYIGMHCYTVVTYPCTLQPQPYDSRIHRYALLHSRNLPLQPQPYDSRIRRYALLHSRNLPLQPQPYDSRIRRNALLHSRNLPLQPQPYDSRIRRNALLHSRNLPLQPQPYDSRIRRNALLHSRNLPLQPQPYDSRIRRYALLHSRNLPLQPQPYDSRIRRYALLHSRNLPLQPQPYDSRIRRYALLHSRNLPLQPQPYDSRIRRYALLHSRNLPLQPQPYDSRIRRYALLHSRNLPLQPQPYDSRIRRYALLHSRNLPLQPQPYDSRIRRYALLHSRNLPLQPQPYDSRIRRYALLHSRNLPLQPQPYDSRIRRNALLHSRNLPLQPQPYDSRIRRNALLHSRNLPLQPQPYDSRIRRNALLHSRNLPLQPQPYDSRIRRYALLHSRNLPLQPQPYDSRIRRYAVLHSRNLPLQPQPYDSRIRRYAVLHSRNLPLQPQPYDSRIRRYALLHSRNLPLQPQPYDSRIRRYALLHSRNLPLQPQPYDSRIRRYALLHSRNLPLQPQPYDSRIRRYALLHSRNLPLQPQPYDSRIRRYALLHSRNLPLQPQPYDSRIRRYALLHSRNLPLQPQPYDSRIRRYALLQSHNLPSVKDTFCSLSSPSLTHTHF is encoded by the exons ATGCAGACATTTTCAATTTTCATTCTTGAAGCCTATCCTCCCGGGAGCCACAGGCGTTTGATAGCAGGATACATAGGTATGCACTGCTACACAGTCGTAACTTACCCCTGCACCCTGCAGCCACAGCCATATGATAGCAGGATACATAGGTATGCACTGCTACACAGTCGTAACTTACCCCTACAGCCACAGCCATATGATAGCAGGATACGTAGGTATGCACTGCTACACAGTCGTAACTTACCCCTACAGCCACAGCCATATGATAGCAGGATACGTAGGAATGCACTGCTACACAGTCGTAACTTACCCCTACAGCCACAGCCATATGATAGCAGGATACGTAGGAATGCACTGCTACACAGTCGTAACTTACCCCTACAGCCACAGCCATATGATAGCAGGATACGTAGGAATGCACTGCTACACAGTCGTAACTTACCCCTACAGCCACAGCCATATGATAGCAGGATACGTAGGTATGCACTGCTACACAGTCGTAACTTACCCCTACAGCCACAGCCATATGATAGCAGGATACGTAG GTATGCACTGCTACACAGTCGTAACTTACCCCTGCAGCCACAGCCATATGATAGCAGGATACGTAGGTATGCACTGCTACACAGTCGTAACTTACCCCTACAGCCACAGCCATATGATAGCAGGATACGTAGGTATGCACTGCTACACAGTCGTAACTTACCCCTGCAGCCACAGCCATATGATAGCAGGATACGTAGGTATGCACTGCTACACAGTCGTAACTTACCCCTACAGCCACAGCCATATGATAGCAGGATACGTAGGTATGCACTGCTACACAGTCGTAACTTACCCCTACAGCCACAGCCATATGATAGCAGGATACGTAGGTATGCACTGCTACACAGTCGTAACTTACCCCTACAGCCACAGCCATATGATAGCAGGATACGTAGGTATGCACTGCTACACAGTCGTAACTTACCCCTACAGCCACAGCCATATGATAGCAGGATACGTAGGAATGCACTGCTACACAGTCGTAACTTACCCCTACAGCCACAGCCATATGATAGCAGGATACGTAGGAATGCACTGCTACACAGTCGTAACTTACCCCTACAGCCACAGCCATATGATAGCAGGATACGTAGGAATGCACTGCTACACAGTCGTAACTTACCCCTACAGCCACAGCCATATGATAGCAGGATACGTAGGTATGCACTGCTACACAGTCGTAACTTACCCCTACAGCCACAGCCATATGATAGCAGGATACGTAGGTATGCAGTGCTACACAGTCGTAACTTACCCCTACAGCCACAGCCATATGATAGCAGGATACGTAGGTATGCAGTGCTACACAGTCGTAACTTACCCCTACAGCCACAGCCATATGATAGCAGGATACGTAG GTATGCACTGCTACACAGTCGTAACTTACCCCTACAGCCACAGCCATATGATAGCAGGATACGTAGGTATGCACTGCTACACAGTCGTAACTTACCCCTGCAGCCACAGCCATATGATAGCAGGATACGTAGGTATGCACTGCTACACAGTCGTAACTTACCCCTACAGCCACAGCCATATGATAGCAGGATACGTAGGTATGCACTGCTACACAGTCGTAACTTACCCCTACAGCCACAGCCATATGATAGCAGGATACGTAGGTATGCACTGCTACACAGTCGTAACTTACCCCTACAGCCACAGCCATATGATAGCAGGATACGTAG GTATGCACTGCTACACAGTCGTAACTTACCCCTACAGCCACAGCCATATGATAGCAGGATACGTAGGTATGCACTGCTACAGAGTCATAACTTACCCTCGGTGAAGGACACATTTTGTTCACTAAGTTCCccctccctaacacacacacatttctga
- the LOC127908203 gene encoding dynein heavy chain-like isoform X12, translated as MQTFSIFILEAYPPGSHRRLIAGYIGMHCYTVVTYPCTLQPQPYDSRIHRYALLHSRNLPLQPQPYDSRIRRYALLHSRNLPLQPQPYDSRIRRNALLHSRNLPLQPQPYDSRIRRNALLHSRNLPLQPQPYDSRIRRNALLHSRNLPLQPQPYDSRIRRYALLHSRNLPLQPQPYDSRIRRYALLHSRNLPLQPQPYDSRIRRYALLHSRNLPLQPQPYDSRIRRYALLHSRNLPLQPQPYDSRIRRYALLHSRNLPLQPQPYDSRIRRYALLHSRNLPLQPQPYDSRIRRYALLHSRNLPLQPQPYDSRIRRYALLHSRNLPLQPQPYDSRIRRNALLHSRNLPLQPQPYDSRIRRNALLHSRNLPLQPQPYDSRIRRNALLHSRNLPLQPQPYDSRIRRYALLHSRNLPLQPQPYDSRIRRYAVLHSRNLPLQPQPYDSRIRRYALLHSRNLPLQPQPYDSRIRRYALLHSRNLPLQPQPYDSRIRRYALLHSRNLPLQPQPYDSRIRRYALLHSRNLPLQPQPYDSRIRRYALLHSRNLPLQPQPYDSRIRRYALLQSHNLPSVKDTFCSLSSPSLTHTHF; from the exons ATGCAGACATTTTCAATTTTCATTCTTGAAGCCTATCCTCCCGGGAGCCACAGGCGTTTGATAGCAGGATACATAGGTATGCACTGCTACACAGTCGTAACTTACCCCTGCACCCTGCAGCCACAGCCATATGATAGCAGGATACATAGGTATGCACTGCTACACAGTCGTAACTTACCCCTACAGCCACAGCCATATGATAGCAGGATACGTAGGTATGCACTGCTACACAGTCGTAACTTACCCCTACAGCCACAGCCATATGATAGCAGGATACGTAGGAATGCACTGCTACACAGTCGTAACTTACCCCTACAGCCACAGCCATATGATAGCAGGATACGTAGGAATGCACTGCTACACAGTCGTAACTTACCCCTACAGCCACAGCCATATGATAGCAGGATACGTAGGAATGCACTGCTACACAGTCGTAACTTACCCCTACAGCCACAGCCATATGATAGCAGGATACGTAGGTATGCACTGCTACACAGTCGTAACTTACCCCTACAGCCACAGCCATATGATAGCAGGATACGTAG GTATGCACTGCTACACAGTCGTAACTTACCCCTGCAGCCACAGCCATATGATAGCAGGATACGTAGGTATGCACTGCTACACAGTCGTAACTTACCCCTACAGCCACAGCCATATGATAGCAGGATACGTAGGTATGCACTGCTACACAGTCGTAACTTACCCCTGCAGCCACAGCCATATGATAGCAGGATACGTAGGTATGCACTGCTACACAGTCGTAACTTACCCCTACAGCCACAGCCATATGATAGCAGGATACGTAGGTATGCACTGCTACACAGTCGTAACTTACCCCTACAGCCACAGCCATATGATAGCAGGATACGTAGGTATGCACTGCTACACAGTCGTAACTTACCCCTACAGCCACAGCCATATGATAGCAGGATACGTAGGTATGCACTGCTACACAGTCGTAACTTACCCCTACAGCCACAGCCATATGATAGCAGGATACGTAGGAATGCACTGCTACACAGTCGTAACTTACCCCTACAGCCACAGCCATATGATAGCAGGATACGTAGGAATGCACTGCTACACAGTCGTAACTTACCCCTACAGCCACAGCCATATGATAGCAGGATACGTAGGAATGCACTGCTACACAGTCGTAACTTACCCCTACAGCCACAGCCATATGATAGCAGGATACGTAGGTATGCACTGCTACACAGTCGTAACTTACCCCTACAGCCACAGCCATATGATAGCAGGATACGTAGGTATGCAGTGCTACACAGTCGTAACTTACCCCTACAGCCACAGCCATATGATAGCAGGATACGTAG GTATGCACTGCTACACAGTCGTAACTTACCCCTACAGCCACAGCCATATGATAGCAGGATACGTAGGTATGCACTGCTACACAGTCGTAACTTACCCCTACAGCCACAGCCATATGATAGCAGGATACGTAGGTATGCACTGCTACACAGTCGTAACTTACCCCTACAGCCACAGCCATATGATAGCAGGATACGTAGGTATGCACTGCTACACAGTCGTAACTTACCCCTGCAGCCACAGCCATATGATAGCAGGATACGTAG GTATGCACTGCTACACAGTCGTAACTTACCCCTACAGCCACAGCCATATGATAGCAGGATACGTAGGTATGCACTGCTACAGAGTCATAACTTACCCTCGGTGAAGGACACATTTTGTTCACTAAGTTCCccctccctaacacacacacatttctga
- the LOC127908203 gene encoding uncharacterized protein LOC127908203 isoform X43, whose amino-acid sequence MQTFSIFILEAYPPGSHRRLIAGYIGMHCYTVVTYPCTLQPQPYDSRIHRYALLHSRNLPLQPQPYDSRIRRYALLHSRNLPLQPQPYDSRIRRNALLHSRNLPLQPQPYDSRIRRNALLHSRNLPLQPQPYDSRIRRNALLHSRNLPLQPQPYDSRIRRYALLHSRNLPLQPQPYDSRIRRYALLHSRNLPLQPQPYDSRIRRYALLHSRNLPLQPQPYDSRIRRYALLHSRNLPLQPQPYDSRIRRYALLHSRNLPLQPQPYDSRIRRYALLHSRNLPLQPQPYDSRIRRYALLHSRNLPLQPQPYDSRIRRYALLQSHNLPSVKDTFCSLSSPSLTHTHF is encoded by the exons ATGCAGACATTTTCAATTTTCATTCTTGAAGCCTATCCTCCCGGGAGCCACAGGCGTTTGATAGCAGGATACATAGGTATGCACTGCTACACAGTCGTAACTTACCCCTGCACCCTGCAGCCACAGCCATATGATAGCAGGATACATAGGTATGCACTGCTACACAGTCGTAACTTACCCCTACAGCCACAGCCATATGATAGCAGGATACGTAGGTATGCACTGCTACACAGTCGTAACTTACCCCTACAGCCACAGCCATATGATAGCAGGATACGTAGGAATGCACTGCTACACAGTCGTAACTTACCCCTACAGCCACAGCCATATGATAGCAGGATACGTAGGAATGCACTGCTACACAGTCGTAACTTACCCCTACAGCCACAGCCATATGATAGCAGGATACGTAGGAATGCACTGCTACACAGTCGTAACTTACCCCTACAGCCACAGCCATATGATAGCAGGATACGTAGGTATGCACTGCTACACAGTCGTAACTTACCCCTACAGCCACAGCCATATGATAGCAGGATACGTAG GTATGCACTGCTACACAGTCGTAACTTACCCCTACAGCCACAGCCATATGATAGCAGGATACGTAG GTATGCACTGCTACACAGTCGTAACTTACCCCTACAGCCACAGCCATATGATAGCAGGATACGTAGGTATGCACTGCTACACAGTCGTAACTTACCCCTACAGCCACAGCCATATGATAGCAGGATACGTAGGTATGCACTGCTACACAGTCGTAACTTACCCCTACAGCCACAGCCATATGATAGCAGGATACGTAGGTATGCACTGCTACACAGTCGTAACTTACCCCTGCAGCCACAGCCATATGATAGCAGGATACGTAG GTATGCACTGCTACACAGTCGTAACTTACCCCTACAGCCACAGCCATATGATAGCAGGATACGTAGGTATGCACTGCTACAGAGTCATAACTTACCCTCGGTGAAGGACACATTTTGTTCACTAAGTTCCccctccctaacacacacacatttctga